The proteins below are encoded in one region of Blastocatellia bacterium:
- a CDS encoding GNAT family N-acetyltransferase, whose product MSTVMRQTLPAFSPVSSPPIRVTLVNDLNALAARRLQWNELAERSQTSTIFQTYEWHVSWWKTLRGNARPLILLAEAGDELVGIAPLMVSERRRFGQTRRVVQLIGLGASDFCDLIVDRARPDVLPKFAEWLMDYSQLWDVIHLHDVPNTSSTLDHLSQCFRQRGYRTDIRFLYEAPTRLLGDPVEDAQVIRKKSLRRHVNYFQRNGRLQFKNCHSVDEIIGYLDLFFEQHIERRALTDTPSQFLDKQQRSFYRELVYRLAPTGWLLFSVVLFNDEPIAFHFGFEYDGRLMWYKPTFNVRYAQHSPGEVLIKYLLEYAIEQGVAEFDFTIGEEPFKYRFANHCRSNYALRVFRRPVDYQVHRAWCETKAWVKKSPRLAQWGRTLLGMFQTSHRARA is encoded by the coding sequence CCGTCTGCAATGGAATGAGCTGGCCGAGCGCAGCCAGACCTCTACGATTTTTCAAACCTATGAGTGGCATGTCAGTTGGTGGAAGACGCTCAGGGGCAATGCTCGTCCGCTGATATTGCTCGCCGAAGCTGGCGACGAGCTGGTGGGCATCGCTCCGTTGATGGTGTCGGAACGACGACGCTTTGGACAAACCCGACGGGTCGTTCAGTTGATCGGGCTGGGGGCCTCCGACTTTTGCGACTTGATCGTAGACCGTGCGCGGCCAGATGTATTGCCTAAGTTTGCCGAGTGGCTAATGGATTACTCGCAATTGTGGGATGTGATTCATTTGCATGACGTGCCTAATACATCCAGCACGCTGGATCATTTATCGCAGTGCTTCCGTCAACGCGGCTATCGGACCGACATCCGGTTTTTGTATGAAGCGCCTACGCGATTGCTTGGCGATCCGGTGGAAGATGCTCAGGTCATCCGAAAGAAAAGCCTGCGGCGTCATGTCAACTACTTTCAGCGCAACGGTCGCTTGCAGTTCAAAAACTGCCACAGCGTTGATGAGATCATCGGTTATCTCGATCTCTTTTTTGAGCAGCACATCGAGCGCCGCGCATTGACTGATACGCCGAGCCAGTTTCTGGATAAGCAGCAGCGTTCGTTCTATCGCGAGTTAGTCTATCGGTTGGCGCCGACCGGCTGGTTGTTGTTTTCGGTGGTGTTATTCAATGATGAACCAATCGCCTTTCACTTCGGCTTTGAATATGACGGCCGCCTGATGTGGTACAAGCCCACCTTCAATGTGCGATACGCCCAGCATTCGCCAGGCGAAGTGCTGATTAAGTATTTGCTCGAATATGCTATTGAGCAGGGCGTCGCAGAGTTCGATTTCACAATCGGCGAAGAGCCATTCAAATATCGTTTCGCCAATCATTGCCGGTCTAATTACGCGCTTCGCGTCTTTCGTCGGCCCGTGGATTATCAGGTTCATCGAGCGTGGTGTGAAACCAAAGCATGGGTGAAGAAATCGCCACGCCTCGCCCAGTGGGGACGTACGTTGCTCGGAATGTTTCAGACGTCCCACCGGGCCCGAGCTTAG